From a region of the Corallococcus coralloides DSM 2259 genome:
- a CDS encoding HEAT repeat domain-containing protein, protein MKDHSVPELIALSLQGDEDDETAWEAIRELHDRGGDEVFEAAVRLLHSASSRERGRGTDILAQLGGRKRSDALMAKCADEILSALATEQDADVLGSMGVALGHLWDARAVPALQPLKDHPDEDVRMGVVMGMMHHRDPVAIQTLIELSRDSDEDVRNWATFSLGSQAEDVDTPELRDALFDRLTESNIELRGEALVGLALRKDPRVLEPLRRELESSEVIVLAVEAAQALEDLSLLPLLHGLRDPPGKADSYFRSVLAEAISHLESLA, encoded by the coding sequence ATGAAAGACCACTCCGTCCCGGAGTTGATTGCCCTCTCGCTCCAGGGTGACGAGGACGACGAGACGGCCTGGGAGGCCATCCGCGAGCTGCACGACCGGGGCGGCGACGAGGTGTTCGAGGCGGCCGTCAGGTTGCTGCACTCCGCTTCTTCACGCGAGCGTGGACGCGGCACGGACATCCTCGCGCAACTGGGCGGGCGGAAACGCAGCGACGCACTCATGGCGAAGTGCGCGGATGAAATCCTGTCCGCGCTGGCCACCGAGCAGGATGCCGACGTCCTGGGTTCAATGGGTGTAGCCCTGGGGCACCTCTGGGATGCCCGGGCGGTTCCCGCCCTTCAGCCCCTGAAGGACCATCCGGACGAGGACGTCCGGATGGGCGTGGTCATGGGGATGATGCACCACCGGGATCCGGTCGCGATCCAGACCTTGATTGAGCTCTCCCGAGACAGCGACGAGGACGTCCGCAACTGGGCGACCTTCAGTCTGGGCAGCCAGGCGGAAGACGTGGACACGCCCGAGCTTCGGGATGCGTTGTTCGACCGGCTCACGGAGTCCAACATAGAGCTTCGCGGCGAGGCCCTGGTCGGACTGGCGCTGCGCAAGGACCCGCGTGTCCTGGAGCCGCTGCGCCGCGAGCTGGAGAGCAGCGAGGTCATCGTCCTGGCCGTCGAGGCCGCGCAGGCGCTGGAGGACCTCTCTCTCCTGCCGCTGCTCCATGGTCTTCGGGACCCACCTGGCAAGGCCGACAGCTACTTCCGCAGCGTCCTCGCCGAGGCCATCAGCCACCTGGAATCACTCGCCTGA
- a CDS encoding serine hydrolase domain-containing protein produces the protein MSNPSDLLHAELRPYLRGYPTASVCAAMTWRGALHVEGLRGKGTPPATDALFSLGALTEVFTAALLSVMAERGDVRLDEPLGNLIPTSLLNDEVAQRITLEQLATHTSGLPHLPPNLGAAPANPDDPFGHYSASLFGEFLRSYHPRQPPPHPSSESFLGMGVLGHALSRRMALNYGHLMRDVLCKPMGLGDTTARVTEELAPRLLQGHTARGKPVPPWTFPALPGGGAMHSTVGDVMRFLETNLGRGETSFTKALYRMQAPRVKAGRFQRGLGWNVSQVRGKDVVWRSSVMGGYVGFMGLSVAADAAVVILSDHGWSLFSALRGRVPLEAPGLALMSRFLPP, from the coding sequence ATGTCGAACCCTTCCGACCTCCTCCACGCGGAGCTGCGGCCCTACCTGCGCGGCTACCCGACGGCCTCCGTGTGCGCGGCGATGACGTGGCGGGGGGCGCTGCACGTCGAGGGACTCCGGGGCAAGGGGACGCCTCCGGCCACGGACGCCCTGTTCTCCCTGGGGGCGCTCACGGAGGTCTTCACGGCGGCGCTCCTGTCGGTGATGGCGGAGCGGGGGGACGTGCGGCTCGACGAGCCCCTGGGGAACCTGATTCCCACGTCGCTGCTCAACGACGAGGTCGCGCAGCGCATCACGCTGGAGCAGCTGGCGACGCACACCTCCGGGCTGCCGCACCTGCCGCCGAACCTGGGCGCGGCGCCCGCGAATCCGGATGACCCGTTCGGACACTACTCCGCGAGCCTGTTCGGCGAGTTCCTGCGCAGCTACCACCCCCGGCAGCCGCCGCCGCACCCGTCGTCCGAGTCCTTCCTGGGCATGGGCGTGCTCGGCCACGCGCTCTCCCGGCGCATGGCGCTGAACTACGGGCACCTGATGCGGGATGTGCTCTGCAAGCCCATGGGGCTTGGGGACACCACGGCGCGCGTCACGGAGGAGCTGGCCCCGCGCCTGTTGCAGGGCCACACCGCGCGAGGCAAGCCCGTGCCGCCGTGGACCTTCCCGGCGCTCCCGGGCGGCGGCGCGATGCACTCCACGGTGGGGGACGTGATGCGCTTCCTGGAGACGAACCTGGGGCGGGGCGAGACGTCCTTCACCAAGGCCCTGTACCGGATGCAGGCGCCCCGGGTGAAGGCCGGGCGCTTCCAGCGCGGCCTGGGATGGAACGTGTCCCAGGTGCGCGGGAAGGACGTGGTGTGGCGCTCGTCGGTGATGGGGGGCTACGTGGGCTTCATGGGGCTCAGCGTCGCGGCGGACGCGGCCGTGGTCATCCTCTCGGACCACGGCTGGTCGTTGTTCTCCGCGCTGCGGGGGCGCGTGCCCCTGGAGGCGCCGGGGCTCGCGTTGATGTCGCGGTTCCTGCCGCCGTGA
- a CDS encoding ATP-grasp domain-containing protein, with amino-acid sequence MPSSPAVKAILFGRNPHQPDPFDVEADAAEALGVDTYQADLSALLSGDAARALTGVPERGHLRLLYRGWMLTEEEYGELDEAVRALGHRLVTSPEQYAAAHYLPHWYPKLAGYTARSVWTEGPDAAEAWRAARKLGPPPYILKDHVKSAKERWAEACFVPADATREDFERICQNLLDERGDRFERGFVVRRYLPLKVYGRTPAGPAHLEFRLFFGGGRLLAAEPYHEFDVEVPDFTAFEALGRRIPSPFFTLDVAMLEDGGWAVVEVNDGGVSGLPPGLDPRDLFAALLDLR; translated from the coding sequence ATGCCCTCTTCCCCTGCCGTGAAGGCGATCCTCTTCGGGCGCAACCCGCACCAGCCGGATCCATTCGACGTGGAGGCCGACGCGGCCGAAGCGCTGGGCGTGGACACGTATCAGGCGGACCTCTCCGCCCTCTTGTCAGGCGACGCGGCGAGGGCCCTCACGGGCGTGCCGGAGCGCGGCCACCTCCGGCTGCTGTACCGGGGCTGGATGCTCACGGAGGAGGAGTACGGAGAGCTTGACGAAGCCGTGCGAGCCCTGGGACACCGGCTGGTGACGTCGCCGGAGCAGTACGCCGCCGCGCACTACCTGCCCCACTGGTACCCGAAGCTCGCTGGCTACACCGCGCGCTCGGTCTGGACGGAGGGACCGGACGCGGCGGAGGCGTGGCGGGCGGCGCGGAAGCTGGGGCCGCCGCCATACATCCTCAAGGACCACGTGAAGTCCGCGAAGGAGCGCTGGGCGGAGGCGTGCTTCGTCCCGGCGGACGCCACGCGCGAGGACTTCGAGCGCATCTGCCAGAACCTGCTCGATGAGCGCGGAGACCGCTTCGAGCGAGGCTTCGTGGTGCGCCGCTACCTGCCGCTCAAGGTCTACGGGCGGACGCCCGCGGGCCCCGCGCACCTGGAGTTCCGGCTGTTCTTCGGCGGAGGCCGGCTGCTGGCCGCGGAGCCGTACCACGAGTTCGACGTGGAGGTGCCCGACTTCACCGCCTTCGAAGCCCTGGGCCGCCGCATCCCCTCGCCGTTCTTCACGCTGGACGTGGCGATGCTGGAGGACGGCGGCTGGGCGGTGGTGGAGGTGAATGACGGCGGCGTCTCCGGCCTGCCGCCCGGGTTGGATCCGCGCGACCTCTTCGCCGCGCTGCTCGACCTGCGCTAG
- a CDS encoding helix-turn-helix transcriptional regulator: protein MSSAPVLDFGRYLGTPLQRVEVAGLVLTESTYAPGARLPSHLHRHAGFRLTLEGGFMDVVEGRARECTARSVAFHAPGLEHAQRIRGVRTRTFNIDFSEASWRSRSALVAGLDPRVDLASARLVALTARVYQEFRRADDVAGLAIEGLTLELLAEAVRASAPVRDVGGPPAWLGRVRELLDAVRGPPPTLAALAREAGVSPQRLGRAFRQAYRCSPAEYLRRSRMERAGRALRETERPLGDIALDAGYCDQSHLTREFRRRLHLTPAEYRRLAGRASGSTR, encoded by the coding sequence GTGAGCTCCGCACCCGTCCTCGACTTCGGCCGTTACCTGGGCACGCCGCTCCAGCGAGTGGAGGTGGCGGGGCTCGTGCTCACGGAGAGCACGTATGCACCGGGCGCCCGGTTGCCGTCCCACCTGCACCGGCACGCGGGCTTCCGGCTCACGCTGGAAGGGGGCTTCATGGATGTGGTGGAGGGCCGCGCGCGGGAGTGCACGGCCCGCTCGGTCGCCTTCCATGCGCCCGGGCTGGAGCACGCGCAGCGCATCCGGGGCGTGCGCACGCGGACCTTCAACATCGACTTCTCGGAGGCGTCCTGGCGGTCGCGGAGCGCGCTCGTCGCGGGGTTGGATCCGCGGGTGGACCTGGCGTCGGCGCGGCTGGTGGCGCTGACGGCTCGCGTGTACCAGGAGTTCCGGCGCGCGGATGACGTGGCGGGGCTGGCCATCGAGGGGCTGACGCTGGAGCTGCTGGCGGAGGCGGTGCGCGCGTCGGCGCCGGTGCGGGATGTGGGGGGCCCTCCGGCGTGGCTGGGGCGTGTCCGGGAGCTGCTGGACGCGGTGCGCGGCCCTCCGCCCACGCTCGCGGCGCTGGCGCGGGAGGCGGGGGTGAGCCCGCAGCGGTTGGGGCGGGCCTTTCGTCAGGCCTACCGGTGCAGCCCGGCGGAGTACCTGCGCCGGTCCCGGATGGAGCGCGCGGGTCGGGCGCTGCGCGAGACGGAGCGGCCCCTGGGGGACATCGCGCTCGACGCGGGTTATTGCGACCAGAGCCACCTGACGCGCGAGTTCCGCCGCCGCCTGCACCTCACCCCGGCGGAGTACCGGCGGCTGGCGGGACGTGCATCCGGTTCCACGCGGTAG
- a CDS encoding zinc-dependent alcohol dehydrogenase translates to MKAICWHGHGDVRYESAPDPKIEDPRDAIIRVTRTAICGSDLHLLDGYMPTMKSGDVLGHEFMGEVMEIGSGVTRLKKGDRVIVPFNIACGECFFCQKTLFSLCDRSNRNAEAAAKMMGYSPSGLFGYSHMLGGFSGGQAEYVRVPYADVGPLKIPDGLTEDQVLFLTDIFPTGYMAAENCQMEKGDTVAVWGCGPVGQFAIQSAWMFGAGRVIAIDHVPERLALAKSWGKAETIDFTKQDVYETLKEMTQGRGPDRCIDSVGAEAHGTGSLDAVIDKAKAAVKLATDRPHALRQAIYCCRKGGTISVPGVYVGFLDKVPMGSFVNKGLTMKTGQTHTHRYTRPLLEKIQAGAIDPTRLITHRARLADAPALYKKFRDKEDGCIKVVMTP, encoded by the coding sequence ATGAAAGCCATCTGCTGGCATGGCCACGGCGACGTCCGTTACGAGTCCGCCCCCGACCCGAAGATTGAAGACCCTCGCGACGCCATCATCCGCGTCACCCGCACCGCCATCTGTGGCTCCGACCTGCACCTGTTGGACGGCTACATGCCGACCATGAAGAGCGGTGACGTCCTGGGCCACGAGTTCATGGGCGAGGTGATGGAGATTGGCTCCGGCGTCACCAGGCTCAAGAAGGGCGACCGGGTCATCGTCCCCTTCAACATCGCGTGCGGCGAGTGCTTCTTCTGCCAGAAGACCCTCTTCTCCCTCTGTGACCGCTCCAACCGCAACGCGGAGGCGGCCGCGAAGATGATGGGCTACTCGCCCTCCGGCCTCTTCGGCTACTCGCACATGCTGGGCGGCTTCTCCGGCGGCCAGGCGGAGTACGTGCGCGTGCCGTACGCGGACGTGGGTCCCCTCAAGATTCCGGACGGCCTCACCGAGGACCAGGTCCTCTTCCTCACCGACATCTTCCCCACCGGCTACATGGCGGCGGAGAACTGCCAGATGGAGAAGGGCGACACCGTGGCGGTGTGGGGCTGCGGCCCGGTGGGCCAGTTCGCCATCCAGAGCGCGTGGATGTTCGGCGCGGGCCGGGTCATCGCCATCGACCACGTGCCGGAGCGCCTGGCGCTCGCGAAGTCCTGGGGCAAGGCGGAGACCATCGACTTCACGAAGCAGGACGTCTACGAGACCCTCAAGGAGATGACGCAGGGCCGCGGCCCGGACCGCTGCATCGACTCCGTGGGCGCGGAAGCGCACGGCACCGGCAGCCTGGACGCCGTCATCGACAAGGCGAAGGCCGCGGTGAAGCTGGCCACGGACCGGCCACACGCCCTGCGCCAGGCCATCTACTGCTGCCGCAAGGGCGGCACCATCTCCGTGCCCGGCGTCTACGTGGGCTTCCTGGACAAGGTCCCCATGGGCTCCTTCGTCAACAAGGGCCTGACCATGAAGACGGGCCAGACGCACACGCACCGCTACACCCGGCCGCTCCTGGAGAAGATCCAGGCGGGCGCCATCGACCCGACGCGGCTCATCACCCACCGCGCCCGGCTGGCGGACGCCCCCGCCCTCTACAAGAAGTTCCGCGACAAGGAAGACGGCTGCATCAAGGTCGTGATGACGCCGTAG
- a CDS encoding polysaccharide export protein: MKHVLLLAAVSCLSACAWGPGMQMDEDAFRERYAGMADAGADGAYEIVPIDASLISHQLEERRQARPAPLVDPLARVATDYDYRVTPHDVLSVIVWDHPELTIPAGEFRSAEATGHPVAADGTMFYPHVGNIPVAGKTLREIRELLTQRLASVIEKPQLDVRVVGFRGQKVQVTGEVVAPGTLPVTDVPLRVQDAIAQAKGFSTEADLRAVTLSRGGTTFTLDLQALYEQGDVSQNWLLQDGDIVNVADRSRNKVFVLGEVRKPSSRVMVKGRMTLAEAIGDTEGFDPLTSNPGRVYVIRGSFDRPFIFKLDAKSPDALLLATQFQLQPRDVVFVSAHDLTRWNRIIQQIQPTVQLLWQAVDIGDRTIIIDNP; the protein is encoded by the coding sequence ATGAAACACGTCCTGTTACTGGCCGCGGTGTCTTGCCTGAGCGCATGCGCCTGGGGTCCGGGAATGCAGATGGACGAGGATGCCTTCCGGGAGCGCTACGCGGGAATGGCAGACGCCGGAGCGGATGGCGCCTACGAAATCGTTCCCATCGACGCGTCCCTCATCAGCCACCAACTGGAGGAGCGCAGGCAGGCGCGGCCCGCGCCCCTGGTGGATCCGCTGGCGCGGGTGGCCACGGACTATGACTACCGGGTGACGCCGCACGACGTGCTGAGCGTCATCGTCTGGGACCACCCGGAGCTCACCATCCCCGCCGGTGAGTTCCGCTCCGCGGAGGCCACCGGCCACCCCGTGGCGGCGGACGGGACGATGTTCTACCCCCACGTGGGCAACATCCCCGTGGCGGGCAAGACGCTGCGGGAGATCCGCGAGCTGCTCACCCAGCGGCTGGCGAGCGTCATCGAGAAGCCGCAGCTGGACGTGCGCGTGGTGGGCTTCCGCGGCCAGAAGGTCCAGGTGACGGGCGAGGTGGTGGCCCCCGGCACCCTGCCCGTCACCGACGTGCCCCTGCGCGTGCAGGACGCCATCGCCCAGGCGAAGGGCTTCTCCACGGAGGCGGACCTGCGCGCCGTCACCCTCAGCCGGGGCGGCACCACCTTCACGCTCGACCTGCAGGCCCTCTACGAGCAGGGGGACGTGAGCCAGAACTGGCTGCTCCAGGACGGCGACATCGTCAACGTGGCGGACCGCAGCCGCAACAAGGTCTTCGTGCTGGGGGAGGTCCGGAAACCGTCCTCGCGCGTGATGGTGAAGGGACGGATGACGCTGGCGGAAGCCATTGGCGACACCGAGGGCTTCGACCCGCTCACGTCCAACCCGGGCCGCGTGTATGTCATCCGCGGCAGCTTCGACCGGCCGTTCATCTTCAAACTGGACGCCAAGTCGCCGGACGCGCTGCTGCTGGCGACACAGTTCCAATTACAACCTCGCGATGTCGTTTTTGTCTCCGCGCACGACCTGACCCGTTGGAATCGCATCATCCAGCAAATCCAGCCAACAGTTCAGCTGCTCTGGCAGGCAGTGGATATCGGAGAC